The following proteins are co-located in the Pseudoalteromonas sp. N1230-9 genome:
- a CDS encoding putative Ig domain-containing protein yields MKRIFKLKPFVIVPAFAFLTACGSSDSNDDKDTSSGNTIPTITSEAVTTATEDENYSYTVLVQDDDSELSFALDTAPTGMTISQTGKIEWLPTEGVLTSGEVIVSVSDNHNDKVTQTFEITVTPVNDAPMVADIEDQIIKNGELFNYQLNVTDPDDTIEGGISFTLLSGPEGMAVSDTGLLSYQANNTETTAYNVNIKINDGGEDNASAATASFNLDAQYFVDVTARIKDYYTEDAISNATASITNGNGILATGTTDGNGEVSFSVQDITITNHMVITSDANGYAEMAALLNETRLSLPTDILLQPIHAQVTFDPTIASNLQVEDAVLVELPANSLVRADNSLVTGPVSAELTIINPAVDVYLMPGEMLTTDENGEIKPIESFGAITVTFEDENGETLNLAENSQAIINIPAVGELASTVPLYYYNEQTGLWVKEGEAQLVNSAEGNFYTGSVSHFTTWNADRIYETVFIHGCLEDNNQNRIAGALVNSQGRDYIGSSSAVTDINGDFSIPVKMDSTVLISSTSGGLSRTFSVETNLTDLTLDECIVLDEVFTKIKLNWGATPSDLDSHLWGPTATEGEQFHIYFGSDTATVNDIIMFLDVDDITSYGPEVISIPEFPLPGTYTYKVHNYSNTPEIDSTTAKVELVINNQRRVFTPPSSGVEDLWHVFDLVVSETGAVEIVEVNKFEDDLILYTSAQNRQFSTQRKAQPYEQMFKKLVSGKYYAK; encoded by the coding sequence ATGAAAAGGATATTCAAGCTCAAACCTTTTGTTATCGTACCCGCTTTTGCTTTTTTGACAGCATGTGGCTCATCAGACTCAAATGATGATAAAGACACATCATCTGGTAATACTATCCCAACCATCACTTCAGAAGCAGTAACTACAGCGACTGAAGACGAAAACTATAGCTACACGGTTTTAGTTCAAGACGACGACTCTGAGTTAAGTTTTGCATTAGATACAGCACCTACAGGCATGACCATATCTCAAACGGGTAAGATTGAGTGGCTGCCTACAGAAGGCGTTTTAACTTCAGGTGAGGTGATCGTAAGTGTTAGTGATAATCACAACGATAAGGTGACTCAAACATTCGAAATTACGGTGACACCAGTCAATGATGCCCCTATGGTTGCTGATATCGAAGATCAGATTATCAAAAATGGTGAGTTATTTAATTACCAGCTTAATGTAACAGATCCTGATGATACTATTGAAGGTGGAATAAGTTTCACATTATTGTCTGGTCCTGAAGGCATGGCTGTTTCTGACACTGGCTTATTAAGCTATCAAGCCAATAATACTGAAACAACAGCCTATAACGTAAATATTAAAATAAATGATGGCGGTGAAGATAATGCAAGTGCTGCAACCGCGTCTTTCAATCTTGATGCTCAATATTTTGTAGATGTTACTGCGCGAATTAAAGACTACTACACAGAAGATGCTATCTCTAACGCAACCGCATCGATAACAAACGGTAATGGGATATTGGCAACAGGAACTACCGATGGTAACGGTGAGGTATCTTTTTCAGTCCAAGATATAACAATTACTAACCATATGGTTATAACAAGTGATGCTAATGGTTATGCAGAAATGGCTGCACTATTAAACGAAACACGTTTATCTTTACCCACTGATATTTTATTGCAACCTATACATGCGCAAGTAACATTTGATCCCACCATTGCCAGCAACTTACAAGTAGAAGATGCTGTGTTGGTTGAACTACCAGCGAATAGTTTAGTTAGAGCTGACAACTCGCTAGTAACAGGGCCAGTGAGCGCAGAGTTAACGATTATTAATCCTGCGGTTGATGTGTATTTGATGCCGGGTGAAATGCTCACAACGGATGAGAATGGAGAAATAAAACCAATCGAATCATTTGGAGCTATAACTGTCACATTTGAAGATGAAAATGGTGAAACCCTAAATCTTGCTGAAAATAGCCAAGCTATTATCAATATTCCTGCTGTAGGAGAGCTAGCGAGTACCGTGCCACTTTACTATTACAATGAGCAGACAGGTTTATGGGTTAAAGAAGGTGAAGCCCAACTTGTTAACAGCGCAGAAGGTAATTTCTACACAGGTTCCGTTTCGCACTTTACTACTTGGAATGCCGACCGAATTTATGAAACGGTATTTATTCATGGTTGCTTAGAAGATAATAACCAAAATCGAATCGCGGGTGCTTTAGTGAACTCCCAAGGACGTGATTACATCGGGTCATCATCTGCTGTAACAGACATTAACGGAGACTTTTCGATTCCTGTTAAGATGGACAGTACCGTCTTAATTTCATCAACTTCAGGTGGTTTGAGCCGCACATTCTCTGTCGAAACGAATTTAACCGATTTAACTCTTGATGAATGTATTGTGTTAGATGAAGTATTTACCAAAATTAAGCTTAACTGGGGGGCGACTCCATCGGATCTAGATTCTCATTTATGGGGCCCAACAGCGACAGAAGGTGAACAGTTCCATATTTATTTTGGTAGTGATACAGCGACTGTAAACGATATTATTATGTTTTTAGACGTTGATGACATAACAAGTTATGGCCCTGAGGTTATTTCAATCCCAGAATTTCCGCTACCTGGAACTTACACCTATAAAGTACACAATTATTCAAATACACCAGAGATTGACAGCACCACAGCAAAAGTAGAGCTTGTTATAAACAACCAACGCCGTGTGTTTACACCTCCGAGTAGTGGTGTCGAGGATTTGTGGCATGTATTTGATTTGGTTGTAAGTGAAACAGGGGCTGTTGAAATTGTCGAAGTGAATAAGTTTGAAGATGACTTAATTTTGTATACTTCAGCGCAAAATCGTCAGTTTTCAACTCAGAGAAAAGCTCAGCCTTATGAGCAAATGTTCAAAAAGTTAGTTAGTGGTAAGTATTACGCAAAATAA
- the hpf gene encoding ribosome hibernation-promoting factor, HPF/YfiA family yields MKINISGHHVDVTEAVRAHINEKFSKIASHFPSLISLDIILSKEHHKYQAEISTTYEGTRLSVKGEDDVMYPAIASAAKKLDASLKHRKGQMKAKLHEKPVSTTPEIAHEIIQEMDLS; encoded by the coding sequence ATGAAGATTAATATTTCTGGTCATCATGTTGACGTTACTGAGGCTGTTAGAGCTCACATCAACGAGAAATTCTCGAAAATTGCTAGCCATTTTCCATCATTAATATCACTCGATATTATTCTTTCAAAAGAACATCACAAGTATCAAGCTGAGATCAGTACCACTTATGAAGGTACGCGTTTATCGGTTAAAGGAGAAGATGACGTGATGTATCCGGCTATCGCAAGCGCGGCTAAAAAACTCGATGCATCACTTAAACATCGAAAAGGGCAAATGAAAGCCAAATTACATGAAAAACCGGTCAGTACCACGCCGGAAATCGCCCACGAAATCATTCAAGAAATGGATCTGAGCTAA
- a CDS encoding vWA domain-containing protein, translated as MLIAFFFKLREYRLPVSLRELLDLINALKQGVIFADVDAFYYLARTIMVKDETHFDRFDKAFADYFSGVADLDLLESLKQQHALPDDWLRKEFEKHLSDEEKAQLHAMGGLDKLMETLKQRLEEQQKRHAGGNKWVGTGGTSPFGAYGYNPEGVRIGQDGNRHRRAVKVWDKRSYRNLDSDREIGSRTIKLALKKLRKFARTGASDTLDLTETIRATAKQGGMLDVKMAPERHNAVKVLMLFDIGGSMDDYIHTCEELFSAAHSEFKHLEFYYFHNCLYEHVWQDNERRHSNVIDTMTLINKFTSDYKVIFVGDATMGPYEIAYPGGSVEHWNEEPGSAWLNRITNHFDKVAWLNPQPVEHWRYYQSIDFIKQLMDNRMYPLTLDGISNAIRELS; from the coding sequence ATGTTAATTGCGTTTTTCTTTAAGCTTCGCGAATACCGCTTACCAGTAAGTTTGCGAGAGCTACTTGATTTGATCAATGCGCTCAAGCAAGGAGTTATTTTTGCCGATGTAGACGCGTTTTATTACTTAGCGCGTACCATCATGGTGAAAGATGAAACCCATTTTGACCGCTTTGATAAAGCCTTTGCTGATTACTTTAGCGGAGTCGCCGACCTTGATCTGCTCGAAAGCTTAAAACAGCAACATGCATTGCCTGATGATTGGCTACGCAAAGAGTTTGAAAAGCACTTAAGCGACGAAGAAAAAGCGCAATTACATGCCATGGGTGGCCTTGACAAACTTATGGAAACCCTCAAGCAACGCCTTGAAGAACAGCAAAAACGCCATGCAGGCGGCAACAAGTGGGTTGGCACAGGTGGCACTTCGCCGTTTGGCGCCTATGGTTATAACCCTGAAGGTGTGCGCATTGGTCAAGACGGTAACCGACATCGCCGTGCGGTAAAAGTATGGGATAAACGTAGCTACCGTAACCTCGATAGTGACCGTGAAATCGGCTCGCGCACCATAAAACTTGCCCTCAAAAAGCTGCGTAAATTTGCCCGCACTGGCGCTAGCGATACACTGGATTTAACCGAAACCATCCGCGCAACCGCAAAGCAAGGCGGCATGCTCGATGTAAAAATGGCACCTGAACGCCACAATGCGGTAAAAGTGTTGATGCTGTTTGATATAGGTGGCTCAATGGATGATTACATTCATACTTGCGAAGAGTTATTTAGCGCCGCCCACAGCGAGTTTAAACACCTTGAATTTTACTATTTTCATAACTGTTTGTATGAGCATGTTTGGCAAGACAATGAACGTCGTCACTCTAACGTAATTGATACCATGACCTTGATTAACAAGTTCACCAGCGACTACAAGGTGATTTTTGTTGGCGATGCCACCATGGGTCCCTACGAAATCGCCTACCCCGGTGGCAGCGTTGAGCATTGGAATGAAGAGCCAGGCAGTGCTTGGCTAAACCGTATCACCAACCATTTTGATAAAGTCGCTTGGCTCAACCCACAACCCGTTGAACACTGGCGCTATTATCAATCGATAGATTTTATAAAGCAGTTAATGGATAACCGTATGTATCCACTCACGCTAGATGGGATTAGTAATGCAATTAGGGAATTGAGTTAA
- a CDS encoding AAA family ATPase has translation MLFNSTDNYIASSALKQAVNAAILLEKPLLIKGEPGTGKTMLAEELAKSLDTPLIQWHIKSTTKAQQGLYEYDAVSRLRDSQLGDERVHDIGNYIVKGKLWQAFTYGEQHNKRPVLLIDEIDKADIEFPNDLLLELDKMEFHVYETGERVIAKQRPIVIITSNNEKELPDAFLRRCFFHYIDFPSSEEMAQIIDVHHPHVKQDLVRQALEVFFNLREVNGIKKKPSTSELLDWLKLLMAEDIDAKTLHDKSQKGGLMPMFGALLKNEQDISLIEKLAFMSRR, from the coding sequence GTGCTTTTTAATTCAACCGATAACTACATTGCAAGTTCTGCATTAAAACAAGCCGTTAACGCGGCCATATTGCTCGAAAAACCGCTGTTGATAAAAGGCGAGCCAGGCACGGGTAAAACCATGCTGGCCGAGGAGCTTGCAAAAAGCTTAGACACCCCCCTCATTCAATGGCACATCAAATCAACCACCAAAGCGCAGCAAGGCCTTTATGAGTATGATGCGGTATCACGTCTACGCGACAGTCAGTTAGGCGATGAACGAGTTCACGATATCGGCAATTACATTGTTAAAGGAAAACTATGGCAAGCCTTTACCTATGGTGAGCAACATAATAAACGCCCAGTGCTACTGATTGATGAAATCGATAAAGCCGATATCGAATTTCCCAACGACTTGTTATTAGAGCTCGATAAAATGGAGTTTCATGTTTATGAAACCGGTGAGCGCGTTATTGCTAAGCAACGTCCGATTGTGATCATCACGTCGAATAACGAAAAAGAGCTACCAGATGCTTTTTTACGTCGTTGTTTTTTCCACTACATTGATTTTCCGAGTAGTGAAGAAATGGCGCAAATTATCGATGTGCATCACCCGCATGTTAAACAAGACCTAGTACGCCAAGCACTTGAGGTGTTCTTTAATCTACGTGAAGTTAATGGCATTAAGAAAAAACCATCAACAAGTGAATTACTTGATTGGTTAAAATTGCTGATGGCTGAAGATATTGACGCTAAAACACTGCACGACAAGAGCCAAAAAGGTGGCCTAATGCCCATGTTTGGCGCGCTATTAAAGAACGAGCAAGACATTAGCTTAATCGAAAAACTTGCGTTTATGAGCCGCCGTTAA
- the ispF gene encoding 2-C-methyl-D-erythritol 2,4-cyclodiphosphate synthase has product MIRIGHGFDVHKFGGEGPLVICGEKIDYPQGFLAHSDGDVAIHALCDAILGSLAMGDIGKHFPDTASEYENIDSRILLRHVVGLAKQQGYVLGNADVTIVAQAPKMLPHIQAMRENLAADLEADISQVNVKATTTEKLGFEGRKEGISSHAVVIMSKHNS; this is encoded by the coding sequence ATGATTCGAATTGGCCATGGCTTCGATGTTCATAAATTTGGCGGCGAAGGCCCGCTGGTTATTTGTGGTGAAAAAATTGATTACCCACAAGGGTTCTTAGCACATTCAGACGGTGATGTGGCTATTCATGCATTGTGTGATGCGATATTAGGTTCTTTGGCTATGGGTGACATTGGTAAGCACTTTCCTGATACAGCCAGTGAATACGAAAACATCGACAGTCGTATTTTATTACGCCATGTGGTTGGGCTTGCTAAACAGCAGGGGTACGTACTTGGCAATGCCGATGTTACGATTGTTGCACAAGCGCCAAAAATGCTGCCACATATACAAGCAATGCGTGAAAACTTAGCCGCAGATTTAGAGGCTGACATTTCACAGGTTAACGTGAAAGCGACAACCACCGAAAAGTTAGGTTTTGAAGGACGCAAAGAGGGCATCTCAAGCCACGCAGTCGTTATTATGAGTAAACACAATTCATGA
- a CDS encoding NRAMP family divalent metal transporter yields MQSAVSNWQSKLNALGPGILMATAAIGGSHLVASTQAGSLFGWQLFWLIIVVNVLKYPFFRFGMEYTLATKQSLVEGYKQKGPGYFYSFIALNIVAAVVNTAGVLLLTASLLHYALPISISVTLLCWLILAVCLLILLLGHFKALDNVSKLIMGLLTVTTVAALIVAINNGAINHAAVAPADYVGPSPYELAMLGFMVALMGWMPAPIEISAISSLWLKEKQHQQAVTKQQGLFDFNLGYWLTAALALVFFSLGVLVQYGHVQAVQLGGVAFAKQLIDMYALTMGEWARPLVSGIAFLCMFGTTLTVLDGYARTLNESHKLLPVKQSKHSLNMWLLLQAFAGMAVILFFKSALGPMLTFAMTLAFVTTPVFAWLNFSLVRSEASIHHSTLLRILSWLGLAYLVGFALVFLVWKVM; encoded by the coding sequence ATGCAATCAGCAGTATCAAATTGGCAATCTAAATTAAATGCATTAGGGCCGGGTATTTTAATGGCTACAGCGGCAATTGGTGGCTCGCATTTAGTGGCGTCAACACAAGCGGGATCATTATTTGGTTGGCAGCTATTTTGGCTAATCATTGTAGTAAATGTATTAAAGTACCCATTTTTTCGATTTGGTATGGAATACACCTTAGCCACTAAACAAAGTTTAGTTGAGGGTTATAAGCAAAAAGGGCCAGGCTACTTTTATAGTTTTATTGCGCTGAATATTGTTGCGGCTGTGGTGAATACCGCAGGGGTATTACTATTAACGGCCAGCTTATTGCACTACGCGTTACCTATAAGTATTTCAGTTACACTGCTGTGCTGGCTAATTTTGGCTGTGTGTTTGCTTATTTTGCTATTGGGGCACTTTAAGGCGCTCGATAATGTTTCAAAGCTTATTATGGGGCTGCTTACTGTAACAACCGTGGCTGCGTTGATTGTAGCTATTAACAATGGTGCTATAAACCATGCAGCAGTGGCGCCTGCTGACTATGTGGGCCCATCGCCGTATGAACTTGCCATGCTTGGCTTTATGGTAGCACTTATGGGCTGGATGCCAGCACCTATCGAAATTTCAGCGATTAGCTCGTTATGGCTAAAAGAGAAGCAACATCAACAAGCGGTGACAAAACAACAAGGCTTGTTTGATTTTAATTTGGGTTACTGGCTTACCGCAGCACTGGCGTTAGTGTTTTTTTCATTAGGTGTGTTGGTGCAATATGGTCACGTGCAGGCAGTTCAATTAGGTGGCGTGGCGTTTGCCAAACAGTTGATTGATATGTATGCACTCACCATGGGGGAGTGGGCAAGGCCGCTGGTTTCAGGTATCGCTTTTTTATGTATGTTTGGTACCACGCTGACCGTGCTTGACGGCTACGCCAGAACATTAAATGAGTCGCATAAATTGCTACCCGTTAAACAGTCAAAACATAGCTTGAATATGTGGCTATTATTACAAGCATTTGCTGGCATGGCAGTGATTTTATTTTTTAAATCAGCCCTTGGGCCAATGCTTACCTTTGCAATGACCCTCGCTTTTGTCACGACCCCTGTCTTTGCGTGGCTGAACTTTAGTTTAGTTCGCTCAGAAGCCAGTATTCATCACTCAACCTTACTTCGCATATTGAGCTGGTTAGGCTTAGCTTATTTGGTGGGCTTTGCGCTAGTGTTTTTGGTTTGGAAGGTAATGTAG
- a CDS encoding DUF1653 domain-containing protein, with protein MTTAIKPHPLKSGIYQHYKGPKYKVEYVATHSETEEQLVIYQALYGEFSMWARPLSMFLETVEIDGKTVPRFAYLSDTE; from the coding sequence ATGACTACAGCAATAAAACCTCATCCTCTCAAATCAGGTATATATCAACACTACAAAGGCCCAAAATACAAAGTTGAGTATGTTGCCACCCACAGTGAAACCGAAGAGCAACTTGTTATTTACCAAGCACTGTATGGTGAGTTTAGTATGTGGGCACGCCCACTTAGTATGTTTTTAGAAACCGTTGAAATCGATGGCAAAACTGTGCCGCGTTTTGCATACCTTTCAGACACAGAATAA
- a CDS encoding DUF2947 domain-containing protein, giving the protein MNYISLDEYKKAWVFRHKDMPISADDALQIKPMTSERAAVLWTTMVSREHDHPDFFDKTDWCGKEESFIETLNWENAWEAGEEQLPEAILAHLDWEANTTVYFCMARDNIIETSFAVFKRCWQNFMFLADGSLLMGKKRDAVVQFLESGNAKLGKKGAVK; this is encoded by the coding sequence ATGAATTATATTTCGTTAGATGAATACAAGAAAGCATGGGTTTTTCGCCATAAAGACATGCCTATCAGCGCAGATGATGCACTGCAAATTAAGCCAATGACAAGTGAACGCGCTGCAGTGCTTTGGACTACCATGGTCAGCCGCGAGCATGACCACCCAGATTTTTTTGATAAAACAGATTGGTGCGGCAAAGAAGAGAGCTTTATCGAGACACTTAATTGGGAAAACGCATGGGAAGCCGGCGAAGAGCAACTCCCCGAGGCTATTTTGGCGCACCTTGATTGGGAAGCAAACACGACAGTGTATTTTTGCATGGCACGCGACAATATCATCGAAACTAGTTTTGCTGTCTTTAAACGTTGTTGGCAAAACTTTATGTTTTTAGCTGATGGCAGTTTGTTAATGGGCAAAAAACGCGATGCTGTTGTGCAGTTTTTAGAGTCAGGTAATGCCAAACTGGGTAAAAAAGGCGCAGTAAAGTAG
- the ppnP gene encoding pyrimidine/purine nucleoside phosphorylase, whose product MSQFDNVSVLKKANVYFDGKVSSRTVVFADGSTKTLGFMQPGEFEFATSKKELMELNGGSWQVLLPDESEWQTMQAGESFTVDANVTFLVKVSEFADYCCSYA is encoded by the coding sequence ATGTCTCAGTTTGATAATGTAAGTGTGCTGAAAAAAGCCAATGTGTATTTTGATGGTAAAGTGTCTAGCCGTACAGTGGTATTTGCTGATGGCAGCACGAAAACCTTAGGCTTTATGCAACCGGGTGAGTTTGAGTTTGCTACGAGTAAAAAAGAGTTAATGGAACTTAACGGCGGCAGTTGGCAAGTGCTATTACCTGATGAGAGCGAATGGCAAACAATGCAAGCAGGGGAGTCATTCACGGTTGATGCGAATGTCACCTTTTTAGTAAAAGTGAGTGAGTTTGCAGATTACTGTTGTTCGTACGCTTAG
- the ispD gene encoding 2-C-methyl-D-erythritol 4-phosphate cytidylyltransferase: MKDKQIITAIVPAAGVGSRMQHSTPKQYIELAGKTILEHTLSKLAELNLLRTIKVAISDGDGYFADLPHMDNRIERVTGGKERADSVLNALLSLADNPPDWVLVHDAARPLVCLTDIERLIADCVATNEGGILASKVKDTIKRGETHCKQTVPRDDLWQALTPQFFPYQALTDALTNALKNGVTITDEASAMEWAKQPVKLVLGRSDNIKITTPEDLDLAEFLLNKQQNESTP; encoded by the coding sequence ATGAAAGATAAGCAAATAATTACCGCTATCGTCCCTGCCGCAGGGGTTGGTAGCCGCATGCAACATTCCACGCCTAAGCAATATATTGAACTTGCTGGCAAAACGATTTTAGAACATACCCTTAGCAAGCTTGCTGAACTTAACCTCCTTCGCACTATTAAAGTCGCAATCAGCGATGGTGACGGCTATTTTGCTGATTTACCGCACATGGATAACCGTATAGAGCGAGTAACGGGGGGGAAAGAGCGCGCTGACTCAGTGTTGAATGCCTTGTTATCACTTGCTGATAATCCTCCTGATTGGGTTTTGGTGCATGATGCTGCAAGGCCGCTGGTATGTTTAACTGATATCGAGCGCTTAATTGCAGACTGTGTTGCTACGAATGAAGGCGGTATTTTAGCCTCTAAAGTAAAGGACACCATAAAGCGTGGTGAGACGCATTGTAAGCAAACAGTGCCGCGTGATGATTTATGGCAGGCACTTACCCCCCAGTTCTTCCCTTATCAAGCGCTGACAGATGCCCTTACAAATGCGCTTAAAAATGGTGTAACCATCACGGATGAAGCATCTGCAATGGAGTGGGCTAAGCAGCCTGTTAAATTGGTGCTAGGTCGTAGTGACAATATTAAGATCACCACGCCAGAAGACTTAGATTTAGCTGAGTTCCTACTAAATAAACAACAAAATGAGAGTACCCCATGA
- a CDS encoding DUF6176 family protein translates to MESKLLKIKLNPNSRSDLDTLITYMRENIEFPKSEMEQKGYFWDSVFYEKSDEFEYIYIVIKSKDFSKIMMDESELIISPFRDVYEKFRSTCWAPEPYIDLEPVFCFNSSLTFSG, encoded by the coding sequence GTGGAATCTAAGCTGTTAAAAATCAAGTTGAATCCCAATTCTCGAAGTGATTTAGATACTTTAATCACTTATATGCGTGAAAACATCGAGTTTCCAAAAAGTGAAATGGAGCAAAAAGGCTACTTTTGGGATTCCGTATTTTATGAGAAAAGTGACGAATTTGAATATATCTATATTGTTATCAAATCGAAAGATTTTTCTAAAATAATGATGGATGAAAGTGAATTAATCATATCTCCCTTCAGAGATGTTTATGAAAAGTTTAGAAGCACTTGTTGGGCTCCTGAACCTTATATAGATCTAGAACCAGTATTTTGTTTTAATTCATCATTAACTTTTTCAGGCTAA
- the ftsB gene encoding cell division protein FtsB: protein MRVFQFALLCLALFIQYRLWFGHNGVQDYTRLKQAVTSHQDTNAKLLKRNKVLKADIKDLKLGQEGIEERARNELGMIKPGETFIRVLPRQQNNER from the coding sequence ATGCGGGTTTTTCAATTCGCCTTGTTATGTTTGGCGCTATTTATTCAGTACCGTTTATGGTTTGGCCATAATGGGGTACAGGATTACACTCGCCTTAAGCAAGCGGTTACGTCTCATCAAGATACCAATGCCAAGCTTTTGAAGCGAAATAAAGTACTTAAAGCTGATATAAAAGATTTAAAGCTCGGCCAAGAGGGAATTGAAGAACGTGCAAGGAATGAGTTAGGAATGATTAAACCAGGTGAAACATTTATTCGAGTGTTACCTAGACAACAAAATAATGAAAGATAA